A stretch of the Alnus glutinosa chromosome 6, dhAlnGlut1.1, whole genome shotgun sequence genome encodes the following:
- the LOC133871542 gene encoding uncharacterized protein LOC133871542 has product MAPRCYPDRNENYGNHRHGNRDDEFPPPPPPLNDGVNPALAQFMAETTRQFAEVVARIPQPTGRLEQVGCSLRNFASQQFRLFDGTQGPLVAEAWITDIQLLHETLGCTDEQKVRYTGLRITDEATRWWKSKKELLGIELGRGVAIPWDRFVEEFNGRFFLRAQRQMRAIEFQNSVQGAMTVKQYSSRFIELARFGLNLIPDEESKVERFENGLNPRIKERVMCHEIRNFVKLVGIALVAERGMHESSAAYELKRRAVSQVTYPSRRPAQARVYTFNSG; this is encoded by the coding sequence ATGGCACCTCGATGTTACCCCGATCGTAACGAAAACTACGGAAACCATCGTCATGGCAACCGTGATGACGAATTCCCACCGCCACCTCCACCACTTAATGATGGAGTGAATCCGGCCTTAGCTCAATTTATGGCTGAAACTACTAGGCAGTTTGCCGAAGTAGTGGCAAGAATTCCACAGCCTACCGGCCGATTGGAACAGGTAGGTTGCTCTCTACGCAATTTTGCTAGCCAGCAATTTCGTCTATTTGATGGAACACAGGGACCGTTAGTAGCTGAAGCCTGGATTACTGATATCCAGCTATTGCATGAGACACTGGGCTGTACTGATGAGCAAAAGGTTAGGTATACAGGACTAAGGATAACTGATGAAGCTACTAGATggtggaagtctaagaaagaactcttaggaatAGAGTTGGGACGTGGAGTTGCTATCCCTTGGGATAGGTTTGTAGAAGAATTCAATGGGCGCTTCTTTCTGAGGGCACAAAGGCAGATGCGGGCCATCGAATTCCAGAATTCGGTACAAGGCGCTATGACGGTAAAGCAATATTCCTCTAGGTTTATTGAACTAGCAAGATTTGGCCTCAACCTAATCCCGGATGAAGAATCAAAGGTAGAACGTTTCGAAAATGGCCTTAATCCTCGTATTAAGGAAAGAGTCATGTGCCACGAAATTAGAAACTTTGTCAAACTGGTCGGTATAGCATTAGTTGCCGAAAGAGGAATGCACGAATCATCCGCTGCTTACGAACTGAAGAGGCGAGCAGTGTCGCAGGTGACATACCCATCAAGGCGACCTGCCCAAGCGAGGGTGTATACCTTTAACTCCGGTTGA